The following are from one region of the Nitrospiria bacterium genome:
- a CDS encoding PHP domain-containing protein: MTDDRWIDLHTHSTASDGSFTPVELIRYAATKRLRALALTDHDCVDGVDEAAAEGARLGIEVIPAVELSADHPDGTMHILGFFVDRRNEGFGGRLRRLQEARRERNPKIVQKLQALGLKITYDEVVAASGGGQVGRPHFAKVLIQKGYVSSTPEAFERYLKKGAPGYVEKFRFSPQDAIAAIHEAGGVAVLAHPFTLFKEPSPLLEPLLDTLSETGLDGMEVIYSTYSEEQSRYYRELAGKYRLLPSGGSDFHGAHKPGIDLGVGLGKLHVPFELLESLRKKARGYGASAQTN, translated from the coding sequence GTGACGGACGACCGGTGGATCGATCTCCATACCCACAGCACGGCTTCGGACGGCAGTTTCACCCCCGTGGAACTGATCCGCTACGCGGCGACGAAACGACTTCGCGCCCTGGCCCTGACGGACCATGACTGCGTGGACGGTGTGGACGAAGCCGCGGCCGAAGGAGCCCGGTTGGGAATCGAGGTGATTCCGGCGGTGGAACTGAGCGCCGATCATCCCGACGGCACGATGCACATCCTGGGGTTTTTTGTCGATCGCCGGAATGAAGGCTTCGGGGGGCGCCTGCGGCGTCTCCAGGAGGCCCGGAGGGAGCGGAACCCGAAGATCGTTCAAAAGCTTCAGGCCCTGGGTTTGAAGATCACCTATGACGAGGTGGTCGCCGCTTCCGGAGGCGGCCAGGTCGGCCGACCGCATTTTGCCAAGGTGTTGATTCAGAAGGGATACGTCTCGTCGACGCCGGAGGCCTTCGAGCGGTATTTGAAAAAGGGCGCGCCGGGATACGTCGAAAAATTTCGCTTCAGCCCTCAGGACGCCATCGCCGCGATTCATGAGGCCGGCGGCGTCGCCGTTTTGGCGCATCCGTTCACCTTGTTCAAGGAGCCCTCGCCCCTTCTGGAGCCCTTGCTGGACACGCTGTCGGAAACGGGTCTGGACGGGATGGAGGTGATCTACAGCACCTATTCCGAGGAGCAGAGCCGTTATTACCGCGAGCTGGCCGGGAAGTACCGCCTGCTGCCGTCGGGCGGATCCGATTTCCACGGGGCCCACAAGCCGGGAATCGATCTGGGTGTCGGCCTGGGCAAACTTCACGTGCCCTTCGAGCTCCTCGAGTCGCTCCGGAAAAAAGCCCGAGGCTATGGAGCTTCGGCTCAAACCAACTGA
- the queG gene encoding tRNA epoxyqueuosine(34) reductase QueG yields MPSSLTQKVLDRARALGFDAVGIASAGDLDEDDEALSRWLAEGRHGGMGYMARDPRRRSRPRALLPGAQSVIVLAVNYAQERPSDPGRVTAPPAGRAGRRAPSMGRVSRYAWGGDYHDLIEARLSQLEVFIREASGAQTDCRSYVDHGPVLEKAFARQAGIGFIGKNTLLITEEFGSWVFLSVILTTLALEPGPARTSECGSCRLCLDACPTGALVAPYHLDANRCISYLTIENKVEIPDALIPKLNGWVFGCDICQEVCPYNARSKPTAVEEFRPDHGAGPWLDLEKVLALKSDEEFRAAFRDTPLLRPKRAGLQRNAKALMPFTA; encoded by the coding sequence ATGCCGTCTTCCCTGACTCAGAAGGTCCTTGACCGGGCGCGGGCCCTGGGTTTCGACGCCGTCGGAATCGCCTCGGCCGGTGATCTGGATGAGGACGACGAGGCGCTTTCGCGATGGCTGGCCGAAGGGCGGCATGGCGGAATGGGATACATGGCGCGCGATCCGCGTCGCCGGTCGAGGCCGCGGGCCCTTCTTCCCGGCGCCCAAAGCGTGATCGTGCTGGCCGTGAATTACGCGCAGGAACGGCCTTCCGATCCGGGTCGGGTGACGGCCCCGCCTGCCGGACGGGCAGGGCGCCGCGCCCCGAGCATGGGCCGCGTCTCGCGTTACGCCTGGGGCGGGGATTACCATGATCTTATCGAAGCGCGGCTGTCGCAATTGGAGGTTTTTATCCGCGAGGCGTCCGGCGCGCAGACGGACTGCCGGAGTTATGTCGATCACGGACCGGTTTTGGAGAAGGCCTTCGCGCGGCAGGCCGGGATCGGCTTCATCGGGAAGAACACGCTGCTCATCACGGAGGAATTCGGCTCGTGGGTTTTCCTATCCGTGATCCTGACGACGCTGGCGTTGGAGCCGGGCCCGGCCCGGACCTCCGAATGCGGAAGCTGCCGACTGTGTCTTGACGCCTGTCCCACCGGCGCGCTCGTCGCCCCGTACCATCTTGATGCGAACCGTTGCATCTCGTATCTCACGATCGAGAACAAAGTTGAAATTCCGGATGCGTTGATCCCAAAATTAAACGGCTGGGTCTTCGGCTGCGACATTTGTCAGGAGGTCTGCCCTTATAACGCGCGTTCAAAGCCGACCGCGGTCGAAGAATTCCGGCCCGATCACGGCGCCGGGCCCTGGCTGGACCTGGAGAAGGTGCTGGCTTTAAAATCGGACGAGGAATTCCGCGCCGCCTTCCGCGACACGCCGCTGCTCCGTCCCAAGCGCGCGGGCCTTCAGAGAAATGCAAAGGCACTGATGCCATTTACGGCGTGA
- the polX gene encoding DNA polymerase/3'-5' exonuclease PolX has protein sequence MTKQEVSEILDEIATLLELKGENPFKSRAYANASRTIAALDMDLDEAVRSGALKEVKGIGAALFEKISELVTTGKLAYYEELKAAVPAGLLEMIRIPGLGPKRASLIHDQLGISTIGELEYACNENRLLKLEGFGPRMQEKILQGIQYVRKQKGQFHYPVAAAEAEKLYDALKVHKTVRRIAIAGSLRRRKEVVKDIDLLVSAESSGSVMEAFTTLPEVEEVIAKGETKSSVRLKSGINVDLRVVSDAEFPYALHHFTGSKEHNVAMRGRAQRLGFKMNEYGLFQGEKLIPCKNEEEIFSKLGLAYIPPELREDMGEIAAAEAGRLPKLIEEKDIKGIFHNHTVYSDGSATLEAMVETARAAGYEYIGISDHSRSAQYAHGLEIERVREQQEKIDALRKKYKDITIFKGTECDILPDGSLDYPDDVLASFDFVVVSIHSKFKMTEAGMTDRIVKALQNPYVTILAHPTGRLLLTREAYPVDLRKVLQAAGDHGVAIELNANPLRLDLDWRVCPTAVELGVPVSINPDAHSVEGIGDVRYGVGIARKGWLTREAVFNTKSAAEMKKVLALRRPATT, from the coding sequence ATGACGAAGCAGGAAGTCTCCGAGATTTTAGATGAGATCGCCACGCTGCTGGAGCTGAAGGGCGAGAACCCGTTCAAGTCCCGCGCCTACGCCAACGCGTCCCGCACGATCGCCGCGCTCGATATGGATCTCGATGAGGCCGTCCGCTCCGGCGCGCTCAAGGAGGTGAAGGGGATCGGCGCGGCGCTGTTTGAAAAAATCAGCGAATTGGTGACGACGGGGAAATTGGCCTATTACGAGGAGCTGAAGGCCGCGGTCCCGGCCGGACTGCTTGAGATGATCCGAATTCCGGGCCTGGGCCCCAAGCGCGCGAGTCTGATTCACGACCAACTCGGGATCTCGACGATCGGTGAGCTGGAGTACGCCTGCAACGAGAACCGGCTCTTGAAACTGGAGGGCTTCGGACCGCGGATGCAGGAAAAGATCCTTCAGGGCATCCAGTACGTGAGAAAGCAGAAGGGACAATTCCATTATCCTGTTGCGGCGGCCGAGGCCGAAAAACTCTACGATGCCTTGAAGGTTCACAAGACGGTCCGGCGGATCGCGATCGCCGGCAGCCTGCGGCGGAGAAAAGAGGTCGTGAAGGATATAGACCTGCTCGTGAGCGCGGAGTCTTCCGGTTCCGTGATGGAAGCCTTCACGACGCTTCCGGAAGTGGAAGAAGTGATCGCCAAGGGCGAGACCAAGTCCTCCGTCCGTCTCAAGTCCGGCATCAACGTCGATCTCCGCGTCGTCTCGGACGCCGAATTTCCCTACGCGCTGCACCATTTCACCGGGAGCAAGGAGCACAACGTCGCGATGCGCGGGCGCGCGCAGCGTCTGGGCTTCAAGATGAACGAGTACGGGCTATTTCAAGGAGAAAAACTCATTCCCTGCAAGAACGAAGAGGAGATCTTCTCGAAACTCGGTCTCGCCTACATTCCTCCGGAGCTGCGTGAGGACATGGGCGAGATCGCGGCGGCCGAGGCCGGGAGGCTTCCGAAGCTGATCGAGGAGAAGGACATCAAGGGCATCTTTCACAACCACACGGTCTATTCCGACGGCAGCGCCACGCTGGAGGCGATGGTCGAGACGGCGCGCGCGGCGGGCTACGAGTACATCGGCATTTCGGATCATTCCCGCTCGGCGCAATACGCCCACGGGCTCGAGATCGAACGGGTGAGGGAGCAGCAGGAGAAGATCGACGCGCTCCGGAAAAAATACAAGGACATCACGATCTTCAAGGGCACCGAGTGCGACATCCTTCCGGACGGCTCGCTCGATTATCCCGATGACGTCCTGGCGAGTTTCGATTTCGTGGTCGTCTCGATCCACAGCAAGTTCAAGATGACCGAGGCCGGGATGACGGACCGTATCGTCAAGGCGCTCCAAAACCCCTACGTCACGATCCTCGCGCATCCCACCGGGCGACTGCTCCTCACGCGCGAAGCCTATCCGGTGGACCTGCGGAAGGTCCTTCAGGCCGCGGGCGATCACGGCGTGGCGATCGAGCTCAACGCGAACCCGCTGCGGCTCGATCTTGACTGGCGGGTCTGCCCTACGGCCGTGGAGCTGGGCGTGCCCGTCAGCATCAATCCGGATGCGCACAGCGTCGAGGGCATCGGGGACGTCCGCTACGGCGTCGGGATCGCCCGCAAAGGCTGGCTCACACGCGAGGCCGTCTTCAACACCAAGTCGGCGGCCGAGATGAAAAAAGTATTGGCCCTTCGTCGTCCCGCGACGACTTGA
- a CDS encoding DUF2283 domain-containing protein yields MAKKVVKLWYDPEGDYLEVIFEQKEGYFRETENDQVMEKVDQAGNILGFSVLRVSKLSKKPLEVALK; encoded by the coding sequence ATGGCCAAGAAAGTCGTGAAACTGTGGTATGACCCGGAAGGGGATTATCTCGAGGTGATTTTTGAGCAGAAGGAAGGCTATTTCCGTGAGACGGAGAATGATCAGGTGATGGAAAAAGTGGATCAGGCAGGAAATATTTTGGGCTTCTCCGTGCTCAGGGTCAGCAAGCTGAGCAAGAAGCCGCTTGAAGTCGCGCTGAAGTAA